In Ostrinia nubilalis chromosome 10, ilOstNubi1.1, whole genome shotgun sequence, a single genomic region encodes these proteins:
- the LOC135075669 gene encoding myosin heavy chain, muscle isoform X41, with amino-acid sequence MPKPVVQDGEDPDPTPYLFVSLEQKRIDQSKPYDGKKACWVPDEKEGFLQGEIKATKGDLVTVNLPGGETKDFKKDLVGQVNPPKYEKCEDMSNLTYLNDASVLYNLKQRYYHKLIYTYSGLFCVAINPYKRFPVYTFRCAKLYRGKRRSEVPPHIFAISDGAYVNMLTNHENQSMLITGESGAGKTENTKKVIAYFATVGASQKKDPNAEKKGSLEDQVVQTNPVLEAFGNAKTVRNDNSSRFGKFIRIHFGPSGKLAGADIETYLLEKARVISQQALERSYHIFYQMMSGSVPGLKAQCFLSNDVMDYNIVSQGKTVIPGVDDGEEMRLTDQAFDILGFTQEEKDNVYKITAAVMHMGCMKFKQRGREEQAEADGTEDGERVAKLLGVDCQDLYKNLLKPRIKVGNEFVTQGRNKDQVTNSVGALCKGIFDRLFKWLVKKCNETLDTKQKRQHFIGVLDIAGFEIFDYNGFEQLCINFTNEKLQQFFNHHMFVLEQEEYTREGIHWEFIDFGMDLLACIDLIEKPMGILSILEEESMFPKATDLTFVEKLNNNHLGKSAPYLKPKPPKPGCQAAHFAIGHYAGNVGYNITGWLEKNKDPLNDTVVDQFKKGQNALIKEIFADHPGQSGDAGGAAGGKGAGGKRAKGSAFQTVSSLYREQLNNLMTTLRSTQPHFVRCIIPNELKQPGLIDSHLVMHQLTCNGVLEGIRICRKGFPNRMVYPDFKLRYKILAPQAVDKESDPKKIAQVILDATGLDVESYRLGHTKVFFRAGVLGQMEELRDDRLSKIVSWLQAYIRGYLSRKEYKKLQEQRLALQVVQRNLRKYLQLRTWPWWKLWQKVKPLLNVTRVEDEIAKLEEKAAKAQEAFEKEEKLRKELEVLNAKLLEEKTALLSNLEGEKGSLSETQERAAKLQAQKTDLENQLRDTQDRLTQEEDARNQLFQAKKKLEQEVSGLKKDVEDLELSVQKSEQDKATKDHQIRNLNDEIAHQDELINKLNKEKKMQGESNQKTGEELQAAEDKVNHLNKVKQKLEQTLDELEDSLEREKKLRADVEKQRRKVEGDLKLTQEAVADLERNKKELEQTIQRKDKEISSLTAKLEDEQSLVSKLQKQIKELQARIEELEEEVESERQARAKAEKQRADLARELEELGERLEEAGGATSAQIELNKKREAELSKLRRDLEEANIQHESTLANLRKKHNDAVAEMGEQLDQLNKLKAKAEHDRASCYNELNNTRAAVDQVAREKAAQEKIVKQLQHSLNEVQNKADEANRTLNDLDAAKKKLSIENSDLLRQLEEAESQVSQLSKIKVSLTTQLEDTKRLADEEARERATLLGKFRNLEHDLDNIREQVEEEAEGKADLQRQLSKANAEAQLWRSKYESEGVARSEELEEAKRKLQARLAEAEETIESLNQKVVALEKTKQRLATEVEDLQLEVDRATAIANAAEKKQKAFDKIIGEWKLKVDDLAAELDASQKECRNYSTELFRLKGAYEEGQEQLEAVRRENKNLADEVKDLLDQIGEGGRNIHEIEKARKRLEAEKDELQAALEEAESALEQEENKVLRAQLELSQVRQEIDRRIQEKEEEFENTRKNHQRALDSMQASLEAEAKGKAEALRMKKKLEADINELEIALDHANKANAEAQKNIKRYQAQIKDLQTALEEEQRARDDAREQLGISERRANALQNELEESRTLLEQADRARRQAEQELGDAHEQLNELSAQNGSLSAAKRKLESELQTLHSDLDELLNEAKNSEEKAKKAMVDAARLADELRAEQEHAQTQEKLRKALEQQIKELQVRLDEAEANALKGGKKAIQKLEQRVRELENELDGEQRRHADAQKNLRKAERRIKELTFQAEEDRKNHERMQDLVDKLQQKIKTYKRQIEEAEEIAALNLAKFRKAQQELEEAEERADLAEQAISKFRGKGRAGSAARGVSPAPHRSRPALADGFGTFPPRFDLAPEDF; translated from the exons ATGCCGAAGCCAGTGGTCCAAGATGGAGAGGACCCCGATCCGACCCCATACCTGTTTGTATCTCTAGAACAGAAGCGTATCGACCAGAGCAAGCCTTACGATGGCAAGAAAGCATGCTGGGTGCCGGACGAAAAGGAGGGCTTCCTGCAGGGAGAAATTAAAGCCACCAAGGGCGACCTGGTGACTGTCAACCTACCTGGAGGCGAG ACCAAAGACTTCAAGAAGGATCTTGTAGGTCAAGTCAACCCACCTAAGTACGAGAAATGCGAGGACATGTCCAACTTGACATACCTCAACgacgcttcagttttgtataaCTTGAAGCAGAGATATTACCATAAGCTTATCTAC ACGTACTCGGGTCTCTTCTGTGTGGCTATCAACCCTTACAAGAGATTCCCCGTGTACACGTTCCGATGTGCCAAGCTGTACCGAGGCAAGCGTCGTTCGGAAGTACCCCCCCACATTTTCGCCATTTCCGACGGCGCTTACGTCAACATGTTGACCAACCACGAGAATCAATCTATGTTGATTAC CGGTGAGTCTGGTGCCGGAAAGACTGAGAACACGAAGAAGGTAATTGCGTACTTCGCCACCGTGGGTGCTTCCCAGAAGAAGGACCCCAACGCGGAGAAGAAGGGATCCCTGGAAGACCAGGTCGTACAAACTAACCCTGTGCTTGAAGCCTTCGGTAACGCCAAGACTGTGCGTAACGACAACTCCTCCCGTTTC GGTAAATTCATCCGTATCCACTTCGGCCCCTCTGGTAAACTGGCTGGTGCTGACATTGAGACCT ATCTGCTTGAGAAGGCCCGTGTCATCTCCCAACAGGCCCTTGAGCGTTCCTACCACATCTTCTACCAGATGATGTCTGGCTCCGTCCCCGGACTTAAGG CCCAGTGCTTTTTATCCAACGACGTCATGGACTACAACATCGTGTCGCAAGGCAAGACTGTCATTCCCGGCGTCGATGACGGCGAGGAAATGAGGCTTACTGAC CAAGCCTTCGACATTCTGGGTTTCACCCAGGAAGAGAAGGACAACGTATACAAGATCACCGCCGCTGTCATGCACATGGGTTGCATGAAGTTCAAGCAGAGGGGTCGCGAGGAACAGGCTGAGGCTGACGGTACCGAG GACGGTGAGAGGGTCGCCAAGCTCCTCGGTGTCGACTGCCAGGACTTGTACAAGAACTTGTTGAAGCCCCGCATCAAGGTCGGAAACGAGTTCGTGACCCAGGGTCGTAACAAGGACCAGGTCACCAACTCCGTCGGTGCCCTTTGCAAGGGTATATTCGACAGGCTGTTCAAGTGGCTGGTGAAGAAGTGTAACGAGACCCTAGACACCAAGCAGAAGAGGCAGCACTTCATCGGTGTACTGGATATTGCCGGTTTCGAAATCTTCGAC TACAATGGGTTTGAGCAACTTTGCATTAACTTCACAAACGAGAAACTCCAACAATTCTTCAATCACCACATGTTTGTGTTGGAGCAAGAAGAGTACACCAGGGAAGGAATTCATTGGGAATTCATTGATTTTGGGATGGACTTGCTCGCCTGCATAGATCTTATTGAGAAG CCTATGGGTATCCTCTCCATCCTTGAGGAAGAGTCTATGTTCCCGAAAGCCACCGATCTAACCTTCGTTGAGAAGTTGAACAACAACCACTTGGGCAAGTCTGCTCCTTACCTGAAGCCCAAGCCCCCCAAGCCCGGTTGCCAGGCCGCTCACTTCGCCATTGGTCACTACGCCGGTAAC GTCGGCTACAACATCACTGGATGGCTTGAGAAGAACAAGGACCCCCTTAACGACACCGTCGTCGACCAGTTCAAGAAGGGTCAGAACGCGCTGATCAAGGAGATCTTTGCTGACCACCCTGGTCAGTCTGGTGACGCTGGTGGCGCCGCTGGTGGCAAGG gcGCTGGTGGCAAGCGCGCGAAGGGTTCTGCCTTCCAGACCGTATCATCACTCTACAGG GAACAACTTAACAACTTGATGACAACTCTGAGGTCTACTCAGCCTCACTTCGTGCGTTGTATCATTCCCAACGAGTTGAAACAGCCTG GTCTCATCGACTCTCACCTTGTGATGCACCAGCTGACCTGTAACGGTGTGCTTGAGGGTATCCGTATTTGCCGTAAAGGTTTCCCCAACAGGATGGTCTACCCTGACTTCAAGCTCCG CTACAAGATCCTCGCCCCTCAAGCCGTCGACAAGGAAAGTGACCCTAAGAAAATCGCCCAAGTTATCCTGGACGCTACGGGTTTGGATGTCGAGTCCTACCGTCTCGGTCACACCAAG GTGTTCTTCCGCGCTGGTGTCCTGGGTCAGATGGAGGAGCTGCGTGACGACAGGCTGTCCAAGATCGTATCTTGGCTCCAGGCCTACATCCGTGGTTATCTGTCCCGTAAGGAGTACAAGAAGCTGCAGGAACAGAG ATTGGCTCTCCAAGTTGTCCAGCGCAACTTGCGCAAGTACCTGCAACTCCGCACCTGGCCCTGGTGGAAGTTGTGGCAGAAGGTCAAGCCTCTCCTCAACGTCACCCGTGTCGAGGATGAGATCGCG AAACTGGAGGAGAAGGCAGCGAAGGCCCAGGAGGCTTTCGAGAAGGAGGAGAAACTCCGCAAGGAGCTTGAGGTGCTCAACGCCAAGCTGCTTGAGGAGAAGACCGCTCTGCTGTCCAACCTCGAGGGCGAGAAGGGATCGCTGTCCGAGACCCAGGAGCGTGCCGCCAAGCTCCAGGCGCAGAAGACCGACCTCGAGAACCAACTTAGG GACACCCAGGACCGCCTGACCCAGGAGGAGGATGCCCGCAACCAGCTCTTCCAAGCCAAGAAGAAGTTGGAGCAGGAAGTCTCTGGCCTGAAGAAGGATGTCGAGGACCTCGAACTGTCCGTCCAGAAGTCCGAGCAGGACAAGGCCACCAAGGACCACCAGATCCGCAACTTGAACGACGAGATCGCCCACCAGGACGAGCTCATCAACAAGTTGAACAAGGAGAAGAAGATGCAGGGCGAGTCCAACCAGAAGACCGGCGAGGAGCTCCAGGCCGCCGAAGACAAGGTCAACCACCTCAACAAGGTCAAGCAGAAGCTCGAGCAAACCCTCGACGAGCTCGAGGACTCTCTTGAGCGCGAGAAGAAGCTGCGCGCCGACGTTGAGAAGCAGAGGAGGAAGGTCGAGGGAGACCTCAAGCTCACCCAGGAGGCCGTCGCCGACCTCGAGCGCAACAAGAAGGAACTGGAGCAGACCATCCAGCGCAAGGACAAGGAGATCTCGTCGCTCACCGCCAAGCTGGAGGACGAGCAGTCCCTTGTCAGCAAGCTGCAGAAACAGATCAAGGAACTGCAGGCCCGCATCGAAGAGTTGGAGGAGGAGGTCGAGTCCGAGCGCCAGGCCCGCGCTAAGGCTGAGAAGCAGCGCGCCGACCTCGCCCGCGAGCTCGAGGAGCTGGGTGAGCGCCTTGAGGAAGCCGGCGGTGCCACCTCCGCTCAGATCGAGCTGAACAAGAAGCGCGAGGCTGAGCTGAGCAAGCTGCGCCGCGACCTCGAGGAGGCCAACATCCAGCACGAGTCCACCCTCGCCAACCTCCGCAAGAAGCACAACGATGCCGTCGCCGAGATGGGCGAGCAGCTCGACCAGCTCAACAAGCTCAAGGCCAA GGCTGAGCACGACCGTGCATCTTGCTACAACGAGCTTAACAACACGCGCGCCGCTGTCGATCAAGTGGCAAGGGAAAAG GCTGCCCAAGAGAAGATCGTCAAGCAGCTCCAGCACTCTCTCAACGAGGTCCAGAACAAGGCTGATGAAGCCAACCGCACCCTCAACGACCTGGACGCCGCCAAGAAGAAGCTGTCCATTGAGAACTCCGACCTCCTCCGCCAACTGGAGGAGGCTGAGTCCCAGGTTTCGCAGCTGTCCAAGATCAAGGTCTCGCTCACCACCCAATTGGAAGACACCAAGAGGTTGGCCGACGAAGAGGCTAGG GAACGCGCTACACTTCTTGGCAAGTTCCGCAACCTCGAACACGACTTGGACAACATCCGCGAACAGGTCGAAGAGGAGGCTGAAGGCAAGGCTGACCTGCAGCGCCAGCTGTCCAAGGCCAACGCCGAGGCCCAGCTGTGGCGCTCCAAGTACGAGTCCGAGGGCGTCGCCCGCTCCGAGGAACTCGAGGAGGCCAAGCGCAAGCTCCAGGCCCGTCTCGCCGAAGCCGAGGAGACCATCGAATCCCTCAACCAGAAGGTCGTTGCCCTCGAGAAGACCAAGCAGCGCCTCGCCACCGAGGTCGAGGACCTGCAGCTCGAGGTCGACCGTGCCACCGCCATCGCCAACGCCGCCGAGAAGAAACAGAAGGCCTTCGACAAGATCATCGGAGAATGGAAGCTCAAGGTCGACGACCTCGCCGCCGAGCTCGACGCCAGCCAGAAGGAATGCCGCAACTACTCCACCGAATTGTTCCGCCTCAAGGGTGCCTACGAGGAAGGCCAGGAGCAGCTCGAGGCCGTCCGCCGCGAGAACAAGAACCTCGCCGACGAAGTCAAGGACTTGCTCGACCAGATCGGCGAAGGTGGCCGCAACATCCACGAGATCGAGAAGGCCAGGAAGCGTCTCGAGGCCGAAAAGGACGAGCTCCAGGCCGCCCTCGAGGAGGCTGAGTCTGCCCTCGAACAGGAGGAGAACAAGGTCCTGCGCGCTCAGCTCGAGCTGTCCCAGGTCAGACAGGAGATCGACAGGCGTATCCAGGAGAAGGAGGAGGAATTCGAGAACACCCGCAAGAACCACCAGCGCGCTCTCGACTCCATGCAGGCTTCCCTCGAAGCCGAGGCTAAGGGCAAGGCTGAGGCCCTGCGCATGAAGAAGAAGCTTGAGGCCGACATCAACGAGCTCGAGATTGCCCTCGACCACGCCAACAAGGCTAACGCTGAGGCCCAGAAGAACATCAAGCGCTACCAGGCCCAGATCAAGGACCTCCAGACCGCCCTCGAGGAGGAACAGCGCGCCCGCGACGACGCCCGCGAACAGCTCGGCATCTCGGAACGCCGCGCCAACGCTCTCCAGAACGAGCTGGAAGAGTCCCGCACACTCCTGGAACAGGCCGACCGTGCCCGCCGCCAGGCCGAACAGGAACTTGGCGACGCTCACGAACAGCTCAACGAACTGTCCGCCCAGAACGGTTCCCTGTCCGCTGCCAAGAGGAAACTCGAGTCCGAGCTGCAGACCCTGCACTCCGACCTCGACGAGCTCCTCAACGAGGCTAAGAACTCCGAGGAGAAGGCCAAGAAGGCGATGGTTGACGCCGCCCGCCTCGCCGACGAGCTCCGCGCTGAGCAGGAGCACGCCCAGACACAGGAGAAACTCCGCAAGGCCCTGGAGCAACAGATCAAGGAACTGCAGGTCAGGCTGGACGAGGCCGAGGCCAACGCGCTCAAGGGAGGCAAGAAGGCCATCCAGAAGCTCGAACAGAGGGTACGAGAGCTCGAGAACGAGCTTGACGGTGAACAGAGGAGACACGCCGACGCACAGAAGAACCTGCGCAAGGCCGAGAGGCGCATCAAGGAGCTCACGTTCCAGGCCGAGGAGGACCGCAAGAACCACGAACGCATGCAGGACCTCGTCGACAAACTGCAACAGAAGATCAAGACCTACAAGAGGCAGATCGAAGAAGCAGAAGAAATCGCCGCCCTCAACTTGGCTAAGTTCCGCAAGGCACAGCAGGAGTTGGAGGAGGCCGAGGAGAGGGCAGACCTCGCCGAACAGGCTATCAGCAAATTCCGTGGCAAGGGACGTGCAGGATCTGCCGCGAGAGGAGTCAGTCCGGCG CCCCATCGCTCGCGCCCTGCCCTGGCTGATGGCTTCGGCACCTTCCCACCTAGGTTCGACCTGGCGCCCGAGGATTTCTAA